The following coding sequences are from one Triplophysa dalaica isolate WHDGS20190420 chromosome 12, ASM1584641v1, whole genome shotgun sequence window:
- the trim35-28 gene encoding tripartite motif containing 35-28, with amino-acid sequence MEEYSDEDITDRPSLLESDLTCPVCKEIFKEPVLLSCSHSFCQECLESSWKNQAKHLCPLCRKCCDGETPIYNRALKNTCASYKKERNWRGTGIDELMCGLHQRPFQLFCIKDEEPVCVDCVTLHSGHDLCPVDKGVPICKEELGLKIKILENKQGSFKRMKNKYKETITFIEAQTQEAEKQIKEEFQRLIQILKNEEESRITALKAEETENKKILEEKIESISHDISNLGELIQSVKREMGAEDLTFLQNFQKLKRRAQYTGKEPQKAQGVLINMALHVGGLGYKVWESMQSQVQCLPVILDPNTISPWLSMSPGFSSVQESLERQSLPDNPERFDPCVFVLGSEGFSSGRHRWEVHVADNPKWILGVCRESVIRKRKFTVTTTAGVWTIGLSKGIYNALTTPRTLIHIERRPETIRIKLNMEKGEVSFWDTGNNKHLCTYTDKFNGKLFPIFGPGLHSTPMTIMPSKVTIHKQ; translated from the exons ATGGAAGAATACAGTGACGAAGACATTACGGACAGACCATCTCTTCTAGAGTCTGATTTAACCTGTCCTGTGTGTAAAGAGATATTTAAAGAGCCCGTTTTGCTCTCGTGTAGCCACAGTTTTTGTCAGGAGTGCCTCGAGTCCAGCTGGAAAAACCAAGCGAAACATCTGTGCCCGTTGTGCCGAAAATGCTGCGACGGAGAGACGCCGATATACAATCGCGCGCTGAAGAACACATGCGCGTcctataaaaaagaaagaaactggAGGGGGACAGGTATAGATGAGCTCATGTGTGGTCTGCACCAGCGCCCCTTTCAGCTCTTCTGCATCAAAGACGAGGAGCCCGTGTGCGTGGACTGCGTGACCCTTCACTCAGGTCATGATCTCTGTCCTGTAGATAAAGGAGTGCCCATCTGCAAG GAAGAACTTggcttgaaaataaaaatactggaAAACAAGCAAGGGTCTTTTAAAAGAATGAagaataaatacaaagaaacaaTCACCTTTATTGAG GCACAAACACAGGAGGCAGAGAAGCAAATCAAAGAGGAGTTTCAGAGGCTCATTCAGATTCTTAAGAATGAGGAGGAATCAAGAATAACAGCATTGAAAGCAGAGGAAACAGAAAATAAGAAGATCCTGGAGGAAAAGATTGAAAGCATCAGTCATGATATTTCTAATCTTGGAGAGCTAATTCAGTCAGTAAAGAGAGAGATGGGAGCAGAGGATTTAACATTCTTGCAA AACTTCCAGAAACTTAAAAGACG AGCTCAGTATACTGGTAAAGAACCACAGAAGGCCCAAGGAGTTCTCATTAACATGGCTTTGCATGTTGGTGGTCTAGGATACAAAGTTTGGGAGAGCATGCAGTCTCAAGTCCAATGTT TACCTGTTATTCTGGATCCCAACACCATTTCTCCGTGGCTCTCCATGTCTCCTGGCTTTTCCAGTGTGCAGGAGAGTCTAGAAAGGCAGTCTCTCCCAGACAACCCTGAAAGGTTTGACCCCTGTGTTTTTGTCCTGGGGTCAGAGGGTTTCTCCTCAGGACGCCACCGCTGGGAGGTCCACGTGGCTGACAACCCCAAATGGATCTTGGGAGTATGCAGAGAGTCAGTGATTCGGAAGAGAAAGTTCACAGTAACCACGACAGCAGGTGTATGGACCATTGGACTGAGTAAAGGGATCTATAATGCTCTGACCACTCCACGTACTTTGATTCATATAGAAAGAAGGCCGGAAACCATTAGGATAAAGCTCAATATGGAAAAGGGAGAAGTGTCATTCTGGGATACAGGTAACAACAAGCACCTGTGCACGTATACTGATAAGTTTAATGGAAAGCTGTTCCCTATATTTGGCCCTGGTCTACACAGCACACCCATGACTATCATGCCATCTAAAGTGACCATACATAAACAATAA
- the megf8 gene encoding multiple epidermal growth factor-like domains protein 8 produces MCSHIPTLLLPFLVLLIPSARAGDCKGHRQILKGVPGYVTDGPGNYSVNGNCEWLIKAPSRNHRIVLNFTFMDTECTYDYLFVYDGDSYQSPLLASLSGKTLPQPIEAKSGKMLLHLFSDANYNLLGFNATYTFSVCPGDCGGHGRCDVATARCQCHQGWGGMDCNTPLCSQVCTQHEHGHCDKRGERCICSPGFVGQNCQLGLRDNSGAGQWWEVSQGDVEIAPRTASAGVYLPSTGTMYMFGGFDLNVALGDLVTYNFSTNYWEQMSHSYCPAARHSHTAIVWQGNMVIYGGELADHSLASDVWLYRAQQDEWQQLGQSNAPGAPRLANHAAAIVDNYMYIFGGRTEEDMFSSSLYRFRMWDDVWETVQPTGGKPPATAGHSMVYHAPSKTLLVYGGHRPTTARFSVRVNTTDAFHVEKRFWTSFRSRFPASGPRERAFHSATVIGNYMVVYGGNVHIHYTEEKCYDEEIFFYHLGCHQWVSVGENLSHRGASVRGRYSHVTAVMDGRVLLVAGGYSGVARSDIVAYKVPLFVSSDPGDRDTVCAEAPDESLCLKNPECSWCEGRCREYQPTNPCGSTGCLGLARFLSDCQSCLVFSGVPNSLPRVSGEFGWCVQNESCLPVSERSACRVDQISGAYGWWGERTRFLTSLPSCRTENYVPGLHLLTFQHPRNQSQPDKVSILRSTSIILNPSTEMDVTLQFRGFIHPLWGAPPHASSPQETVAMWARIQKLHFTAQMAAGPNSLQLTDVLGRWSAQEEKDIRMLSRPDGSRLFQNLTRGNWYLIQAEGYLNNSASGQTSEMALTWNRTALPGGSEISFLFLEPFRSNSCSEYRSCSACLSDQSCGWCPTMNLCFLRSEVNQQPCIDPQGDERHLLLNPQHCTLCEEYRDCAACTQDSYCEWQINSSKKGDYLCSRRGRLEGSIREPGGCPKVCNQRMTCGECLSNSSQCAWCESARTCFYFAAYLTKFPYGECRDWYDSVHSVPQCKQCSSLTTCSECLQTFQCGWCGDYNNPTIGRCLRGDWGGIDDPSAINCSMTVAEVKASSPEPQTLSPPRLMELEMEMELELELLEGMEGDGDAVWSYPSCPDVEECRLGLHTCHHSATCVNTPTSYECHCERGFTGDGVHHCNQTCYNECRQGRCSGSPRFECECSLGWTSDPATLVLSGVECDVDCGCNFHSTCITAPGICDQCQDWTTGPHCEHCRPGSFGSALAGGEGCIPCNCNGHGDPLQGYCHNQTGQCYCTHHTQGPHCETCLPGYYGDPRNNGTCFKQCQGRSVLLSSPSSAPLSLSSSLGWHGAIGGHGGLSHCLWVLSVSQDLAPCMPGQSCPPVALTWHPDSHTQCTNSYVYVFDGLPRFLSNGVVHSDHNLIGAFCGTTRMQPLTVEATSGVISVYFEANVTSGRAQGFNASFWVKRCGNGSSGEGVVTSSECQAGAHCVNGLCHCPHGFGGPQCDRPFCPGNCGAEEGRGICNMTLGLCVCTEGSAGSDCSSISDSDSLIWETLLDTQLSANKAHRFLERMGHTLVSGAQGTLWMYGGLSLSQGILGNVHRYSVAERRWTQMLTNSLEEGSMPLPRYHHASALVFSHDPFSGSKAASQSLMFVVGGVTKKGVANDTWCLNLSSLMWKQYKSSVLPPVAGHTLTVRRGSTFLLIGGYSPENGFNHHLLEFSPQSGNWTVAPHTGTPPTGLYGHSAVYHEQTDAVYVFGGYRFHVEAVEPSGELYSLYYPNLTWSLLVPSQGNKPLSRFFHAAALIKDTMVIVGGRTGEEDYSNTVSLYQINCNTWIQPVSSVGEPVNRSVSLAMTGWGGRLFMSGGFNGVTLGRLLTLSLPSDPCILLPTPEACNSSTGSCVWCRGTCASSDTAERLGCTNGQTTCSPTPRSPDQCRRLKTCSECLARHPKTFSSPVQPALQCKWCTNCPEGACISSSVSCTSEHDCRINQREIFLSSNCTETSCEASDCPKCTASGKCMWTRQFKRTGETRRILSVNPTYDWTCFSYALLNVSPMQVESSPPMPCPEPCHEIRSCNQCLSSRGSDGGWQRCVWSMALQQCMSPSFVPLCCEAGQCGRLLSDEDSCSPQCSQLTQCAQCISRPQCGWCANRGKNGEGGCLQGGLNGVSDALCPQLNHSWSFLHCPEEDECNNNHHHCNKTQDCHDLPDGYHCTCRQGYVLSSVSGQCEPVCAQGCVNGTCMSPGKCQCNFGFVGENCSSQCRCNKHSNCKSISQLDTCVECKNNTKGQHCEKCKPLFVGSAVGGGMCRPCREFCRGNSDICLSKEEHRMAMENTKDYPLDRYSIEQWATEGPTEDNAVCVTCQNNSVGDKCESCLSGYFLLQGKCEKCQCNGHADTCNEHDGTGCPCQNNTETSSCLTNPQSDRKDCYRQQCAKCKDSFNGNPVNGRQCFRQFNVDSECCFDPTSQVNCFHEPNIRNLLRGRTVFFSAQPKFTNVDIRVTIDVTFGEVEVYVSNSHDTFIVEVDRHTGVHTIKIEDEANSATSARGEKDLPLAPPSPMKMFPNSSAPLVGTPQSGKSQGTEREVREERTEGLITYITVCKPQTVLIVRAVRDRVVITFPHEVHSLKSSRFYIALRGVGTDTHNGESQGLLFLRQDQAHIDLFVFFSVFFSCFFLFLSVCVLLWKVKQFLDFRREQRRHIQEMTKMASRPFAKLTIYLEPEEPQLVYLPSAGGGSAVSLAHVRTGKLGGMVMGQRGRPGALPFKHDPGTGTATHHLLALSGGNNGQHLPLHYLNAHHYAPSSTTNPTSHHHHHHPSSHGSYQHFCRSDPFLSQLMGFSYSSFKVGPITLEPTDDGMAGVATVLIQLPGGILAPNRACLGSALVTLRQNLQEYCGHGGAGAHPGTGGGRKGLLGHQHLTTMAM; encoded by the exons ATGTGTTCTCACATCCCAACTCTCCTGCTGCCTTTCCTGGTGCTTCTGATCCCTTCAGCCCGGGCAGGGGACTGTAAGGGGCACAGGCAGATACTGAAAGGTGTCCCGGGATATGTCACAGATGGCCCAGGAAACTACTCTGTCAATGGGAACTGCGAGTGGCTTATAAAGG CTCCCAGCAGAAACCATCGCATTGTGCTCAACTTTACATTTATGGACACGGAGTGCACCTATGACTATCTATTTGTCTATGATGGAGATTCCTACCAGAGCCCCTTATTGGCGAGTTTAAGTGGCAAAACCTTACCACAACCAATAGAGGCCAAGTCTGGGAAG ATGCTGCTCCACCTCTTCAGTGACGCAAACTACAACCTGCTGGGCTTCAATGCCACCTACACATTTTCAGTTTGTCCTGGAGACTGCGGTGGTCATGGGAGGTGTGATGTGGCTACTGCCCGCTGTCAGTGCCATCAGGGCTGGGGGGGTATGGACTGCAACACCCCTCTTTGTTCCCAAGTCTGCACCCAACACGAGCACGGTCACTGTGATAAA AGGGGAGAGCGTTGTATCTGCAGCCCAGGCTTTGTGGGGCAGAACTGTCAGTTGGGTCTTCGAGACAATAGCGGGGCTGGGCAGTGGTGGGAGGTGAGCCAAGGTGATGTCGAGATTGCCCCTCGCACAGCCTCTGCTGGGGTGTACCTTCCTTCCACAGGAACCATGTACATGTTCGGAG ggTTTGATCTGAATGTAGCACTGGGGGACCTTGTTACATACAATTTTTCGACTAATTATTGGGAACAGATGTCACATTCCTATTGCCCA GCTGCTCGTCATTCCCATACAGCAATTGTATGGCAAGGCAACATGGTCATCTATGGCGGTGAGCTTGCGGACCACTCATTGGCTAGTGATGTCTGGCTCTACCGTGCACAGCAAGATGAATGGCAGCAGTTAGGCCAATCAAACGCTCCAGGGGCTCCCAGGCTGGCAAATCATGCTGCAGCGATAGTAGataattatatgtatatttttgggG GGCGGACAGAAGAGGACATGTTCTCATCATCTCTGTACCGGTTTCGGATGTGGGATGACGTCTGGGAGACGGTTCAGCCTACTGGTGGAAAACCACCAGCTACTGCAGGACACAGCATGGTCTACCATGCCCCTTCCAAAACTCTGCTGGTGTATGGGGGACACAGACCTACTACTGCTAG GTTCAGCGTGCGTGTCAACACAACTGATGCATTCCATGTGGAGAAGCGATTCTGGACTTCCTTCCGCTCCCGTTTTCCTGCCAGCGGCCCGAGGGAGAGAGCATTCCACTCCGCCACCGTCATCGGCAACTACATGGTGGTTTACG GAGGGAATGTGCATATTCATTACACAGAAGAGAAGTGCTACGATGAGGAGATCTTTTTCTATCATTTGGGTTGCCACCAGTGGGTGTCTGTTGGAGAAAACCTAAGTCATC GAGGTGCATCAGTAAGAGGCCGATATTCCCATGTTACTGCTGTCATGGATGGCCGTGTGCTGCTTGTTGCTGGGGGTTACAGTGGAGTTGCACGTAGTGACATTGTCGCATATAAAGTTCCACTGTTTGTAAGCAGCGATCCAGGAGACAGG GACACGGTTTGCGCTGAAGCTCCAGATGAAAGCTTGTGCCTCAAGAACCCAGAGTGCAGTTGGTGTGAGGGCCGTTGCCGGGAATACCAGCCCACTAATCCG tgtggcAGCACCGGATGTCTAGGTCTGGCTCGTTTCCTGTCGGACTGCCAGTCGTGTCTGGTATTCAGCGGGGTGCCAAACTCTCTGCCGCGCGTTTCTGGAGAATTTGGCTGGTGTGTGCAGAATGAGTCCTGCTTGCCCGTTTCAG AGCGCAGTGCATGCCGCGTGGACCAGATCTCTGGGGCGTACGGCTGGTGGGGGGAGCGCACGCGTTTCCTCACCTCCCTCCCCTCCTGTCGCACCGAGAACTATGTCCCGGGACTGCACCTGCTCACCTTCCAGCATCCACGCAATCAGTCACAACCCGACAAG gTGTCCATCTTGCGCAGTACCTCCATCATCCTTAATCCCTCTACAGAGATGGATGTGACCCTACAGTTTCGGGGTTTTATTCATCCCTTATGGGGTGCTCCTCCTCATGCATCATCACCGCAGGAAACTGTTGCCATGTGGGCCAGAATTCAGAAGCTCCACTTTACTGCCCAAATGGCTGCTGGACCCAACTCTCTTCAACTG ACTGATGTGCTTGGACGGTGGTCAGCTCAGGAGGAGAAGGACATTCGTATGCTTTCTCGGCCAGATGGTTCTCGTCTGTTCCAGAATCTTACAAGAGGAAACTGGTACCTAATTCAAGCAGAGGGATACCTGAATAACTCTGCGTCAGGACAAACTAGTGAGATGGCACTTACCTGGAACCGAACAGCTCTACCTGGGGGTAGC GAGATCTCCTTCCTGTTCCTCGAACCATTCCGCTCCAATTCGTGTTCAGAATACCGCTCTTGCTCGGCCTGTCTGTCCGATCAGTCCTGCGGATGGTGTCCCACCATGAACTTGTGTTTTCTGCGCTCTGAGGTCAACCAGCAGCCTTGCATAGACCCACAGGGAGATGAACGCCACCTACTTCTCAACCCTCAGCATTGCACACTGTGTGAGGAGTACAGAGACTGTGCCGCCTGCACTCAG GATTCCTACTGTGAGTGGCAGATCAACTCCAGCAAGAAGGGAGATTATCTGTGCAGTCGCCGTGGGAGACTGGAGGGCTCCATCCGGGAACCGGGAGGGTGTCCTAAAGTTTGCAACCA GAGGATGACATGTGGAGAATGTTTGTCTAACTCTAGTCAGTGTGCATGGTGTGAATCCGCTAGGACCTGTTTCTACTTTGCTGCGTATCTCACAAAGTTTCCTTATGGCGAGTGCAGGGACTGGTATGACAG TGTTCACTCTGTTCCTCAGTGTAAGCAGTGTTCTTCTCTAACCACCTGTTCAGAATGTCTGCAGACGTTTCAGTGCGGCTGGTGCGGAGACTACAACAACCCCACCATCGGCAG GTGTTTAAGGGGTGACTGGGGTGGGATAGATGACCCCTCTGCAATAAACTGCAGTATGACTGTAGCTGAAGTTAAAGCCAGCAG CCCTGAGCCTCAAACTCTGTCACCCCCAAGGCTGATGGAACTTGAGATGGAGATGGAGTTGGAACTAGAACTGCTGGAAGGGATGGAGGGAGATGGAGATGCCGTTTGGTCCTACCCATCGTGTCCTGATGTGGAGGAGTGTCGTCTGGGCTTACATACCTGTCACCACTCTGCAACCTGCGTCAACACCCCGACCTCTTACGAGTGTCATTGTGAGAGAGGCTTCACGGGAGATGGGGTGCACCATTGCAACCAGAC aTGTTATAATGAGTGCCGTCAGGGCCGGTGCAGCGGAAGTCCACGGTTCGAGTGTGAGTGTTCTTTGGGTTGGACCTCAGACCCTGCCACTCTGGTTTTGAGCGGGGTGGAGTGTGACGTTGACTGCGGATGTAATTTCCACAGCACGTGTATTACAGCTCCAGGGATCTGTGACCAGTGCCAGG ACTGGACTACAGGGCCGCACTGTGAGCACTGCAGGCCGGGTAGTTTTGGTTCTGCCTTGGCAGGCGGTGAAGGATGCATTCCTTGTAATTGTAATGGCCATGGTGACCCTCTCCAAGGTTACTGCCATAACCAAACAGGCCAGTGTTACTGCACCCATCACACTCAAGGCCCACACTGTGAAACTTGCCTTCCTGGCTACTATGGAGACCCCCG GAACAACGGCACATGTTTCAAACAGTGTCAGGGCCGATCGGTTCTGCTCTCCTCTCCTTCTTCTGCACCCttgtctctctcctcctctctgggCTGGCATGGAGCTATCGGTGGTCATGGTGGGCTCTCTCATTGCCTATGGGTCCTCTCCGTGTCTCAGGATTTGGCGCCATGCATGCCAGGGCAGTCTTGCCCACCTGTGGCCCTTACCTGGCACCCGgattcacacacacagtgcacA AACTCTTACGTATATGTGTTTGATGGCCTGCCAAGGTTCCTCAGCAACGGTGTTGTGCACTCCGACCACAACCTTATCGGAGCATTCTGCGGCACAACAAGAATGCAGCCACTTACGGTTGAGGCTACATCAG GGGTTATATCGGTGTACTTTGAAGCAAATGTTACCTCGGGACGTGCTCAGGGTTTTAATGCCTCATTCTGGGTGAAGCGATGTGGAAACGGAAGCTCTGGAGAGGGTGTAGTCACCTCATCCGAGTGCCAGGCTGGAGCTCATTGTGTTAACGGGCTGTGTCACTGCCCTCATGGTTTTGGGGGTCCTCAATGTGACCGACCTTTCTGTCCAGGAAATTGTGGAGCAGAGGAAGGACGAGGCATCTGCAACATG ACTCTTGGCCTGTGCGTGTGTACAGAAGGCTCGGCGGGATCTGACTGTTCTTCAATCTCAGACTCGGATAGCCTGATCTGGGAAACATTGCTCGATACTCAGCTCTCTGCT AATAAAGCACACCGGTTTCTTGAGAGGATGGGTCACACCCTGGTATCTGGAGCACAGGGCACTCTTTGGATGTACGGAGGCCTTTCACTCTCGCAGGGCATCCTGGGAAACGTACACAG ATATTCTGTGGCTGAGCGACGCTGGACTCAGATGTTGACCAATTCATTGGAGGAAGGTTCAATGCCTCTGCCCCGGTACCATCATGCCTCTGCTCTGGTTTTCAGTCATGACCCGTTTTCTGGCTCCAAAGCAGCCTCTCAAAGTTTGATGTTCGTAGTGGGTGGGGTCACAAAGAAAGGTGTCGCAAATGACACATGGTGTCTGAACCTCAGCAGTCTGATGTGGAAGCAGTATAAG AGCTCAGTGCTTCCCCCTGTGGCTGGTCACACTTTAACAGTGAGAAGAGGCTCAACTTTTCTGCTGATCGGCGGTTACTCTCCAGAGAATGGATTTAACCATCATTTGCTGGAGTTCAGCCCTCAGTCTGGCAACTGGACTGTAGCCCCACACACTGGCACGCCCCCTACTG GTCTCTATGGCCACTCAGCAGTGTATCATGAGCAAACTGAtgctgtgtatgtgtttggTGGTTACCGTTTCCACGTTGAAGCTGTAGAACCATCTGGAGAACTCTACAGTCTTTATTATCCTAACCTTACTTGGTCCTTACTGGTGCCCTCTCAGGGAAACAAG CCTCTCTCTCGGTTCTTCCATGCGGCAGCCTTAATAAAGGACACCATGGTGATTGTTGGAGGCAGGACGGGAGAGGAAGATTACAGCAACACAGTTTCACTGTACCAGATCAACTGTAATACATGGATACAACCAG TATCCTCAGTTGGTGAACCTGTCAACCGCTCTGTTTCCTTGGCAATGACTGGGTGGGGTGGTCGCCTGTTCATGTCGGGTGGTTTTAACGGAGTGACGCTGGGACGGCTGTTGACTCTTTCCCTTCCCTCCGACCCGTGCATCCTGCTGCCTACACCTGAGGCCTGTAATAGTAGCACGGGCAGCTGCGTGTGGTGCAGGGGCACCTGTGCTTCATCAGACACTGCCGAAAG GTTGGGTTGTACTAATGGTCAGACCACCTGCTCTCCTACTCCTCGTTCCCCAGACCAGTGTCGCAGACTCAAGACGTGCAGCGAGTGTCTGGCCCGCCacccaaaaacattttctagCCCTGTGCAG CCTGCTCTGCAATGTAAGTGGTGCACAAACTGTCCTGAGGGAGCTTGTATCAGCAGCTCAGTGAGCTGCACATCAGAGCATGATTGCAGGATAAACCAGAGAGAGATCTTTCTGTCCAGTAACTGTACTGAGACCAGCTGCGAGGCTTCTGACTGCCCTAAATGCACAGCCTCAGGGAAGTGCATGTGGACCCGCCAGTTCAAACGTACAG GTGAGACCAGACGCATCCTGAGCGTGAACCCGACGTACGACTGGACGTGTTTTAGCTACGCTTTGCTTAACGTTTCTCCCATGCAAGTGGAGTCCTCTCCACCAATGCCTTGTCCTGAACCGTGTCATGAAATCAGAAGTTGCAATCAGTGTCTGAGCTCTCGTGGGTCTGATGGTGGTTGGCAGCGCTGTGTATGGAGCATGGCACTGCAGCAG TGCATGAGTCCATCCTTTGTTCCATTGTGCTGTGAGGCGGGTCAGTGTGGCCGTTTGCTCTCAGATGAAGATTCGTGTTCTCCCCAGTGCTCCCAGCTCACTCAATGCGCCCAGTGCATTTCCAGACCTCAGTGCGGCTGGTGCGCTAACCGTGGCAAGAATGGAGAAGGGGGCTGTCTCCAGGGAGGACTGAATG GTGTGAGTGATGCTCTGTGCCCACAGTTGAACCATAGTTGGTCGTTCCTGCACTGCCCAGAGGAGGATGAGTGTAACAATAACCACCACCACTGTAATAAAACACAGGACTGTCACGATCTGCCAGACGGCTACCACTGCACCTGCAGACAGGGCTATGTACTCAGCAG TGTATCGGGTCAGTGTGAGCCCGTGTGTGCACAGGGATGTGTTAACGGCACCTGCATGTCTCCAGGAAAATGTCAGTGTAACTTTGGGTTTGTTGGGGAGAACTGCTCCTCTCAGTGCCGCTGTAACAAACACAGCAACTGTAAAAGCATCTCTCAGCTGGACACCTGCGTGGAGTGCAAGAAtaacacaaaa GGTCAGCACTGTGAAAAGTGTAAGCCCTTGTTTGTAGGCTCAGCAGTGGGAGGCGGGATGTGTCGTCCCTGTCGTGAGTTCTGCAGAGGAAACAGCGACATCTGTCTGTCCAAAGAGGAGCATCGGATGGCAATGGAAAATACAAAAGACTACCCACTTGACCGTTACAGT ATTGAACAGTGGGCTACAGAAGGCCCCACTGAGGACAATGCGGTCTGTGTAACCTGTCAGAACAACAGTGTGGGAGATAAGTGTGAGAGCTGCCTGAGTGGATACTTCTTGCTGCAAGGGAAGTGTGAAAA ATGTCAGTGTAATGGCCATGCAGACACCTGTAATGAACATGATGGCACAGGCTGTCCCTGCCAGAACAACACAGAAACTTCGTCCTGTCTGACCAACCCACAGAGTGACCGCAAGGACTGTTACAGGCAACAG TGTGCAAAATGTAAAGATTCATTCAACGGCAATCCAGTGAATGGTCGCCAATGTTTCCGGCAGTTCAACGTGGACAGTGAATGCTGCTTTGACCCCACATCACAGGTCAACTGCTTCCACGAGCCCAACATCCGCAATCTGCTCAGGGGTCGCACTGTGTTCTTTTCAGCCCAGCCCAAGTTTACCAACGTGGATATTCGTGTCACCATTGACGTCACTTTTGGGGAAGTGGAGGTTTATGTGTCTAACTCTCATGACACTTTTATTGTGGAAGTAGACCGTCACACGGGTGTCCATACCATCAAGATCGAGGACGAGGCCAACTCTGCAACCTCTGCACGGGGAGAAAAGGATTTACCTCTTGCCCCACCGTCACCCATGAAGATGTTCCCAAACTCTTCTGCGCCCTTAGTTGGCACGCCGCAGTCGGGAAAGTCACAAGGTACTGAACGTGAGGTGCGGGAAGAACGAACCGAAGGTCTCATAACATACATCACGGTATGCAAGCCACAGACGGTGTTGATTGTACGTGCCGTACGGGACCGCGTAGTCATTACATTCCCACATGAAGTGCACTCGCTCAAGTCAAGCCGTTTCTACATTGCGCTGCGTGGCGTGGGCACAGACACTCATAACGGCGAGTCTCAAGGCCTCCTCTTCCTACGACAGGACCAGGCCCACATCGACCTCTTCGTCTTCTTCTCAGTCTTCTTTTCCTGTTTCTTCCTGTTTCTGTCCGTCTGCGTGCTGCTCTGGAAGGTCAAGCAGTTCCTAGACTTCCGCCGTGAGCAGCGGCGCCACATTCAAGAGATGACCAAGATGGCCTCTCGTCCGTTTGCCAAACTCACCATCTACTTAGAACCCGAAGAGCCGCAGCTGGTTTACTTGCCTTCGGCCGGAGGGGGTAGTGCAGTGTCCTTAGCCCACGTCAGGACGGGCAAACTCGGGGGTATGGTGATGGGCCAAAGAGGACGACCTGGCGCTCTGCCCTTTAAGCACGACCCTGGCACAGGCACCGCCACTCATCACCTTCTTGCTCTAAGCGGAGGCAACAATGGGCAGCACCTTCCGCTACATTACTTGAATGCTCACCATTACGCTCCCAGTTCCACCACCAACCCGACCTCGCATCACCACCACCATCATCCGTCCTCACACGGCAGCTACCAGCATTTCTGCCGATCCGATCCCTTCCTTTCGCAACTCATGGGCTTTTCATACTCGTCCTTCAAAGTGGGCCCAATCACGCTGGAGCCCACTGATGATGGAATGGCTGGGGTGGCCACCGTGCTCATACAGCTGCCAGGTGGAATTCTCGCGCCCAACCGAGCCTGCTTGGGTTCGGCGCTCGTCACTCTACGACAGAACTTGCAGGAGTATTGCGGACATGGTGGAGCGGGCGCGCATCCCGGCACTGGGGGTGGGCGGAAAGGCTTGCTGGGTCACCAGCATTTAACCACCATGGCCATGTGA